One window of Myxosarcina sp. GI1 genomic DNA carries:
- a CDS encoding J domain-containing protein yields MIDQPSKEELDYKQMRKECYQYDRKPQAAYYRFKSKYGYPPQFIWASNCFFNQRRKMTIASQLKFARYCCRHTSTSNEALEMMRLECGEVRFEQYKLKFKTACKEWESRISPNIESDHASKGYSFLKYRLVNSEDYEQSVSIRLRSDNIHDLNQMVTAWLNAPEGEKQRDRTYNHRRYFEPDSDEYKQRMQEYEASYQAREAECQRQMNDPEYQRRQQKAYQKAWEAYNRTQNKIKANATVNSAKFLTDTYNSLSELKKAYRSLSKQHHPDLGGKPESFRQLTVEYEALCLRFT; encoded by the coding sequence ATGATAGACCAACCATCCAAAGAAGAATTAGATTACAAGCAGATGCGGAAAGAGTGCTACCAGTACGACCGCAAACCCCAAGCCGCTTACTACCGTTTCAAAAGTAAATATGGCTATCCTCCACAGTTCATCTGGGCATCCAACTGCTTTTTTAATCAACGGCGGAAGATGACGATCGCCAGTCAATTGAAGTTCGCCCGTTATTGCTGCCGTCATACTTCAACTAGTAACGAGGCACTGGAGATGATGCGGCTAGAGTGTGGAGAGGTGCGATTCGAGCAGTACAAGCTAAAGTTTAAGACCGCTTGTAAAGAATGGGAATCAAGAATAAGCCCTAATATTGAGTCCGATCATGCTAGTAAAGGCTATAGCTTCCTTAAGTACAGGCTTGTTAATTCAGAAGACTATGAGCAATCTGTCAGTATTCGTCTGAGATCTGACAACATTCATGATCTTAATCAGATGGTTACAGCTTGGTTAAATGCCCCAGAAGGAGAAAAACAACGCGATCGCACTTATAACCATAGAAGATACTTCGAGCCTGATAGCGACGAATATAAGCAACGTATGCAGGAATATGAGGCATCCTACCAAGCAAGAGAAGCTGAATGCCAGCGTCAAATGAATGACCCTGAATATCAAAGAAGACAGCAAAAAGCTTATCAAAAAGCCTGGGAAGCCTACAACCGCACCCAAAACAAGATTAAAGCGAACGCCACAGTTAACTCTGCAAAATTCCTCACAGATACCTATAACAGCTTATCAGAGCTAAAAAAAGCCTACAGATCGCTTTCTAAGCAGCATCATCCAGACCTTGGAGGCAAGCCCGAAAGCTTTAGACAGCTAACAGTTGAATACGAGGCTTTATGCTTGAGGTTTACTTAA